A genomic region of Desulfonatronum thiodismutans contains the following coding sequences:
- a CDS encoding alkaline phosphatase family protein, producing MHDPTPRRPRLIVLGLDGLPYSTACRLCRAGHLPNLARIALTPQARPILAELPELSPVNWTSFFTAAGPEEHGIFGFTRLDPQDYAIRFADFSQVRARTLFDRLGDHGLTSRVINLPNTYPARPIKGMLVSGFVAHDLNLAVFPPFLAHQLRCAGYVLEADTTRSGPDPGYLLSELDRALRGRRAALNLLWPDLAWDLFVFVLTETDRLGHFLFPALEDPAHPWHGPSLDFLRRWDELVGDVLERFAALPEPKRLLVLADHGFTALTMEADLNAWLREQGLLVTDGPPRHELDAGIISAQSRAFALDPGRIYLHTSRFGRGRVGPDEAASLEERIRAGLTRLEWQGRPVIRDVLSWREAYPECAPESLSGVTTRGASPSDPAVPDLICVPHRGFSLRAKFDQTRVFGKEDRQGCHTPDDAFFYDSDPPEIQPGDEPDTHSGPKRVRDVGRLVLEHFDVSRKLILSR from the coding sequence ATGCACGACCCGACTCCCCGCCGTCCCAGACTGATCGTCCTCGGCCTGGACGGCCTCCCGTACTCCACGGCCTGCCGCCTGTGCCGAGCCGGACATCTGCCCAACTTGGCCCGCATCGCCCTGACTCCCCAAGCCCGCCCCATCCTGGCCGAGCTGCCGGAACTCTCGCCGGTGAATTGGACCTCCTTTTTCACCGCCGCCGGGCCGGAGGAGCACGGCATTTTCGGCTTCACCCGGCTTGATCCCCAGGACTACGCGATAAGGTTCGCGGACTTCTCCCAGGTCCGGGCCCGGACCCTGTTCGACCGCCTGGGCGACCACGGCCTGACCAGCCGGGTGATCAACCTGCCCAACACCTATCCGGCCCGGCCCATCAAGGGCATGCTGGTGTCCGGCTTCGTGGCCCACGACCTGAACCTGGCGGTTTTTCCGCCCTTTCTGGCCCACCAGTTGCGCTGCGCCGGGTACGTCCTGGAAGCGGACACCACCCGAAGCGGTCCGGACCCGGGCTATCTGCTGTCGGAGCTTGACCGCGCCCTGCGCGGCAGGCGGGCCGCCCTGAACCTGCTTTGGCCCGACCTGGCCTGGGACCTGTTCGTCTTCGTGCTCACGGAAACAGACCGTCTGGGACACTTTCTTTTCCCGGCCCTGGAAGACCCCGCGCACCCCTGGCACGGCCCCAGCCTGGATTTCTTGCGCCGCTGGGACGAACTGGTGGGGGACGTGCTGGAGCGCTTTGCCGCGCTTCCGGAGCCCAAGCGGCTGCTGGTCCTGGCGGACCACGGCTTCACCGCCCTGACCATGGAGGCGGACCTGAACGCCTGGCTGCGGGAACAGGGCCTGCTGGTCACCGACGGACCGCCGCGCCACGAACTGGACGCCGGGATCATCTCCGCCCAAAGCCGGGCCTTTGCCCTGGACCCTGGCCGGATTTATCTGCATACTTCCCGCTTCGGCCGCGGCCGGGTCGGGCCGGACGAGGCCGCGAGCCTGGAAGAGCGGATCAGGGCCGGACTGACGCGCCTGGAGTGGCAGGGCCGACCGGTGATCCGCGACGTGCTTTCCTGGCGGGAAGCCTATCCGGAATGCGCTCCCGAAAGTCTTTCGGGCGTGACGACGCGAGGAGCGTCCCCGTCCGACCCGGCGGTTCCGGACCTGATCTGCGTCCCCCACCGGGGCTTTTCCCTCCGGGCCAAGTTCGACCAGACCCGCGTCTTCGGCAAGGAGGACCGCCAGGGCTGCCATACGCCGGACGATGCGTTTTTCTACGATTCCGACCCGCCCGAAATACAGCCCGGCGACGAGCCCGATACTCATTCCGGCCCAAAACGGGTCCGGGACGTGGGCCGGCTGGTCCTGGAGCACTTTGACGTAAGCCGCAAACTGATTCTTTCCCGGTGA
- a CDS encoding MogA/MoaB family molybdenum cofactor biosynthesis protein, whose amino-acid sequence MQLRLSAMRRENFASGQRLAVVCGRDLEPDAASGLFPGSYLIAETPPLPGVGVVLTRPGQVGSLQVLGTFRRPDPVAGLPSREGRWVQVLEAFQIEPGGQSWTATKCGHSLAWITLSDKGYAGLREDRAGPLIVEVLDKQSGGPLELAWAQGFLLPDEPGRLRSLLTELALEQGFDLIVTTGGTGVAPRDTTPETTLAVIEKRLPGMEAAMLQASLRKTPHAVISRAVVGILGRALIINLPGSPKAVRENLEALLPALDHALAKLQGDLSDCATAHPLNCATAHSNDVSPNNHPVIPE is encoded by the coding sequence ATGCAATTGCGACTCAGCGCCATGCGGCGGGAGAATTTCGCTTCGGGGCAGCGTCTGGCCGTGGTTTGCGGCCGGGACCTGGAGCCGGATGCGGCTTCGGGCCTGTTTCCCGGTTCCTATCTGATCGCTGAAACGCCGCCGTTGCCCGGCGTGGGCGTTGTCTTGACCCGGCCCGGCCAGGTCGGGAGCCTTCAGGTGCTGGGCACGTTCCGCCGGCCGGACCCCGTGGCTGGCCTGCCGAGCCGGGAAGGGCGATGGGTCCAGGTGCTGGAGGCGTTCCAAATCGAACCGGGAGGGCAATCCTGGACCGCGACCAAATGCGGCCACAGTCTGGCCTGGATCACGCTGAGCGACAAAGGCTACGCCGGACTCCGCGAGGACCGGGCCGGACCGCTGATCGTCGAGGTCCTGGACAAACAGTCCGGCGGTCCCTTGGAACTGGCCTGGGCCCAGGGATTTCTGCTTCCCGACGAGCCCGGAAGGCTGCGCTCGCTGCTCACGGAACTGGCTCTGGAACAGGGCTTCGACCTGATCGTGACCACCGGAGGCACCGGGGTCGCGCCCCGGGACACCACCCCGGAGACCACCCTGGCCGTGATTGAAAAGCGTTTGCCCGGCATGGAAGCGGCCATGCTCCAGGCCAGCCTGCGCAAGACCCCGCATGCCGTAATTTCCAGGGCCGTGGTCGGCATTCTCGGACGCGCCCTGATCATCAACCTGCCGGGTTCGCCCAAGGCGGTTCGGGAGAATCTCGAAGCCCTGCTGCCCGCCCTGGATCACGCCCTGGCCAAGCTCCAGGGCGATCTCTCGGACTGCGCCACGGCGCATCCCTTGAACTGCGCCACGGCGCATTCAAACGACGTCTCCCCCAACAATCACCCAGTGATTCCCGAATGA
- a CDS encoding UvrD-helicase domain-containing protein — MTSDLFRADLHIHSRYSRATSRGLTPSHLAAWARVKGLDVVATGDFTHPGWLQELEESLEEDGSGLLVPRREADLSAEIPWLESVAPARGPSPVRFMLSAEISTIYKRAGRVRKVHHLVYVPGLEQARALNAKLGQIGNLGSDGRPILGLDSRHLLEMVLELHPRAFLVPAHIWTPWFSLFGSKSGFDAIEECYGELSSEIFALETGLSSDPVMNWQWSALDRFRMISNSDAHSGEKLAREANMFRGEPSFEGMYQALRGEGESHAFLGTVEFFPEEGKYHLDGHRKCDVVLSPGEAKARGNICPVCGQPLTLGVLHRVLELADREQPLQPPNQPGFQSLVPLVELVAEILGKGPATKTVRREYAALVAGYGPELDILGELPLDDIARRRPALAESLRRMRQGRVLRQSGYDGHFGTISMFTPQEQRELRRGRAFFATSPVDARPVGVWPGASEPESPYGAEAPSRLPSEASGMDTRPEARMEFNAEQDRALRAGPRPVLVLAGPGTGKTRTLMGRIVYLLQKGEQPRRMLVVTFTRRAANELRERLIATQGEEEALPQADTLHAAAYEVWTRVQGEAPVLLSEDAARRVFAAANPELGPAGVKQAWNDLSRAREGRVVPGPGFGPGFGPGEDDESAAERAELAARYARQKQDWNLVDYTDLLEFWLAQAIGERAHHPYAHILVDEVQDLSRLQWELLQALAPQDGSGFWAIGDPRQSIYGFRGAVEDIAATMRARWPDLEVVSLSRNYRSAENLVRLSGMVFPGVQGLLAENPRPGRIALFQASSAAREAAWIADQTRTLLGGSAHWEADRGAQGGLSPGDVAVLVRIKALIPPMVQAMQRRGIPCSAPETEPFWKEPRVALLLQAASELLGLGRAEDADQDVLTQHVQGHVLEQALVQGPVALAAHLQEVPPFDRLFWQGKEFLRLKEAYARHKGWAGLLTWINFHTELELVRARAETVQVMTLHASKGLEFEAVFLPALEDGLLPMVGLGQLGGRDAGEPPQEGVLGQPSSAPLSSPSSFIGDLEEERRLFYVGLTRARQWLFLSHAEKRNLFGRTLRLKPSRFLGDLPRDEMRCSKTVQQVVRREKRMTLFS; from the coding sequence ATGACCTCCGACCTGTTCCGCGCGGACCTGCACATCCACTCCCGGTATTCCCGGGCCACCAGCCGCGGCCTGACGCCAAGCCACCTGGCCGCCTGGGCCCGGGTCAAAGGCCTGGACGTGGTGGCCACCGGGGACTTCACCCACCCGGGATGGCTGCAAGAGCTGGAGGAAAGCCTGGAAGAGGACGGCTCCGGACTGCTGGTTCCCCGCCGGGAGGCGGACCTCTCGGCGGAGATTCCCTGGCTGGAGTCCGTTGCTCCGGCTCGCGGCCCAAGTCCGGTCCGGTTCATGCTCTCCGCGGAAATCAGCACCATCTACAAACGCGCGGGCCGGGTGCGCAAGGTCCACCATCTGGTGTACGTTCCCGGCCTGGAGCAGGCCAGGGCGTTGAACGCCAAGCTGGGTCAAATCGGCAATCTGGGCTCGGACGGGCGGCCCATCCTTGGCCTGGACTCGCGCCATCTCCTGGAAATGGTCCTGGAACTGCACCCCCGGGCCTTCCTCGTTCCCGCGCATATCTGGACGCCCTGGTTTTCCCTGTTCGGCTCCAAGTCCGGCTTCGACGCCATTGAGGAGTGCTACGGAGAACTGTCCTCGGAAATTTTCGCCCTGGAGACCGGGCTGTCCTCGGACCCGGTCATGAACTGGCAGTGGAGCGCCCTGGACCGCTTCCGGATGATTTCCAATTCCGACGCCCATTCCGGCGAGAAGCTGGCCCGGGAGGCCAACATGTTCCGCGGCGAACCGAGCTTCGAGGGCATGTACCAGGCCCTGCGGGGCGAAGGGGAGAGCCATGCCTTTCTGGGCACGGTGGAGTTCTTCCCCGAGGAGGGCAAGTATCATCTGGACGGGCATCGCAAATGCGACGTGGTTCTGTCCCCCGGGGAAGCCAAGGCCCGGGGCAATATCTGCCCGGTCTGCGGCCAGCCCCTGACTTTGGGCGTGCTGCACCGGGTGCTGGAGCTGGCCGATCGGGAACAGCCACTCCAGCCTCCGAATCAGCCCGGATTTCAGTCCCTGGTGCCTCTGGTGGAGCTGGTGGCGGAGATTCTGGGCAAGGGCCCGGCCACCAAGACCGTGCGCCGGGAGTACGCGGCCCTGGTCGCGGGCTACGGCCCGGAGCTGGACATTCTCGGTGAATTGCCCCTGGACGATATCGCCCGTCGTCGCCCTGCCCTGGCCGAATCGCTGCGCCGGATGCGTCAGGGCCGCGTACTGCGCCAATCCGGATATGACGGCCATTTCGGTACGATTTCCATGTTTACGCCCCAGGAGCAGCGGGAACTGCGGCGGGGTCGCGCTTTTTTCGCGACGTCGCCAGTGGATGCCCGGCCCGTGGGTGTTTGGCCTGGAGCTTCCGAGCCGGAATCTCCCTATGGAGCCGAGGCTCCATCGCGGCTTCCTTCGGAAGCTTCCGGCATGGATACACGGCCCGAAGCCCGGATGGAGTTCAACGCCGAGCAGGACCGGGCCCTGCGGGCCGGGCCGCGGCCGGTGCTGGTTCTGGCCGGGCCGGGCACGGGCAAGACCAGGACCTTGATGGGTCGGATCGTCTATTTGTTGCAAAAAGGGGAGCAGCCCCGGCGGATGCTGGTGGTCACCTTCACCCGACGGGCGGCCAACGAACTCCGCGAACGACTGATTGCCACCCAGGGCGAGGAAGAGGCCCTGCCCCAGGCGGATACCCTGCATGCCGCGGCCTACGAGGTCTGGACCAGGGTTCAGGGCGAGGCCCCGGTGCTGCTCTCCGAGGACGCAGCCCGGCGGGTTTTCGCCGCTGCCAATCCGGAACTCGGTCCGGCCGGGGTGAAGCAGGCCTGGAATGATCTCTCCCGGGCCAGGGAAGGCCGTGTGGTGCCAGGCCCAGGTTTTGGCCCAGGTTTTGGCCCCGGTGAGGACGACGAGAGTGCGGCGGAAAGAGCGGAGCTTGCGGCCCGGTACGCCCGCCAGAAGCAGGACTGGAACCTGGTCGATTACACGGACCTGCTGGAGTTCTGGCTGGCCCAGGCCATCGGGGAACGGGCCCATCACCCCTATGCGCACATCCTGGTGGACGAGGTGCAGGACCTTTCCCGGTTGCAGTGGGAGCTGCTTCAGGCCCTCGCCCCCCAGGACGGATCCGGGTTCTGGGCCATCGGCGACCCCCGTCAGAGCATCTACGGCTTCCGGGGCGCGGTGGAGGACATCGCCGCGACCATGCGGGCTCGCTGGCCCGATCTGGAAGTCGTCTCCCTGAGCCGAAACTACCGCTCCGCGGAAAATCTGGTTCGGCTCTCTGGAATGGTCTTTCCGGGCGTGCAAGGCCTGTTGGCCGAGAATCCGCGTCCGGGGCGGATCGCCCTGTTTCAGGCCTCCAGCGCGGCCCGGGAGGCCGCCTGGATCGCCGACCAAACCCGGACGCTGTTGGGCGGGAGCGCCCATTGGGAAGCGGATCGGGGAGCCCAGGGCGGCCTGAGTCCCGGAGACGTGGCGGTGCTGGTCCGGATCAAGGCCTTGATCCCGCCCATGGTTCAGGCCATGCAGCGCCGTGGGATCCCCTGTTCCGCGCCCGAAACCGAGCCGTTCTGGAAGGAACCCCGGGTCGCTCTGCTGCTACAGGCTGCCTCGGAACTGCTGGGGCTCGGTCGGGCGGAGGATGCCGATCAGGACGTCCTTACACAGCATGTTCAGGGTCATGTTTTGGAGCAGGCCCTGGTACAGGGGCCCGTGGCGCTGGCGGCGCACCTGCAGGAGGTGCCGCCCTTTGACCGGCTGTTCTGGCAAGGCAAGGAATTTTTGCGCCTCAAGGAGGCCTACGCCCGGCACAAGGGCTGGGCCGGATTGCTGACCTGGATCAACTTCCACACCGAACTGGAACTGGTCCGCGCCCGGGCCGAAACCGTCCAGGTGATGACCCTGCACGCCTCCAAGGGGCTGGAGTTCGAAGCCGTCTTTTTACCGGCCCTGGAGGACGGCCTGCTGCCCATGGTGGGGCTGGGGCAGTTGGGCGGTCGGGATGCCGGGGAACCGCCCCAGGAAGGCGTTCTTGGTCAGCCGTCCAGTGCGCCACTCAGTTCGCCATCCAGTTTTATTGGGGACCTGGAAGAGGAGCGACGGCTGTTCTATGTCGGATTGACCAGGGCCAGGCAATGGCTGTTTCTCAGCCACGCGGAAAAACGCAATCTGTTCGGTCGAACCCTGCGGCTCAAGCCGTCGCGTTTTCTGGGGGATCTGCCCCGAGACGAGATGCGGTGCAGCAAGACCGTGCAACAGGTGGTCCGGCGGGAAAAGCGGATGACGTTATTTTCTTGA
- the cbiR gene encoding cobamide remodeling phosphodiesterase CbiR, with translation MPFSGLSPHSRLKCAKIAAPSFVWPAHIAENCRRLEPLVDEVGLLFFQSEACLAYTERDLPIWLAETGLGFHVHLPLDLPWSEGPERAWEIVSGLRRKTAFLQPWAFVLHPPEIGPGPVFTDQSRQLRVCPPPGNGVAFGQGFDSLAEFARLWEQREKQGGGCSGELLLENTRENDLVDSWPLIQSLNLGICLDLGHLLIHDQQTHRVPGIWSQVRMVHLSAPGKPGPDGRPRDGHCSLAALDHRGRALLEEILGRIRPDCVLMLEVFEPEGFMESLNMLRWVTVRG, from the coding sequence ATGCCCTTTTCCGGTCTCAGTCCACACTCCAGGTTGAAATGTGCAAAAATTGCCGCGCCCTCTTTCGTCTGGCCGGCGCATATCGCCGAGAACTGCCGGCGGCTCGAGCCTCTGGTGGACGAAGTGGGGCTGCTTTTTTTTCAGTCCGAAGCCTGTCTGGCCTACACCGAACGCGACCTTCCCATTTGGCTGGCTGAAACCGGCCTCGGGTTTCACGTCCATCTGCCGTTGGATCTCCCCTGGAGCGAAGGGCCGGAGCGGGCCTGGGAGATCGTTTCCGGGCTGCGACGCAAGACCGCGTTTCTCCAGCCTTGGGCCTTCGTGCTGCACCCGCCTGAAATTGGGCCGGGACCGGTTTTTACCGACCAATCCAGGCAACTCCGGGTTTGCCCGCCGCCGGGAAATGGCGTAGCCTTCGGCCAAGGTTTTGACTCTCTCGCGGAGTTCGCCCGTCTTTGGGAGCAAAGGGAAAAGCAGGGTGGCGGATGTTCCGGGGAACTGCTGCTGGAGAACACCAGGGAAAACGACCTGGTGGACTCGTGGCCATTGATTCAATCCCTCAACCTGGGTATCTGCCTGGATCTGGGGCATCTGCTGATCCACGATCAACAAACCCACCGTGTGCCGGGGATCTGGTCCCAAGTGCGCATGGTGCATCTCAGCGCGCCCGGCAAGCCTGGCCCGGACGGACGCCCACGGGACGGGCATTGCTCCCTGGCCGCGCTGGACCACCGGGGCCGGGCCCTGCTGGAGGAAATCCTGGGGCGGATTCGCCCGGACTGCGTCTTGATGCTGGAAGTATTTGAACCGGAGGGGTTCATGGAATCATTGAACATGCTTCGCTGGGTGACGGTTCGCGGATGA
- a CDS encoding bifunctional adenosylcobinamide kinase/adenosylcobinamide-phosphate guanylyltransferase, producing the protein MISLILGGEKSGKSAWALERLLQADGPHLFVGTAAARDMEMRRRIREHRRLRPPHLPALETDIELPEALRRERAEHGAILVDSLDFWLFACIQADQEDRLRTEFLDCLHESASEQVGTHLLFVSSEIGFGPIQATPETRRFVRSLGLLNQQIAALADEVILLVAGLPLWLKGAR; encoded by the coding sequence ATGATCTCCCTGATTCTTGGAGGAGAAAAATCCGGCAAGTCCGCCTGGGCCCTGGAGCGCCTGCTTCAGGCGGACGGACCGCATCTGTTCGTGGGCACGGCCGCGGCCCGGGACATGGAAATGCGTCGGCGCATCCGCGAGCACCGCCGCCTGCGGCCTCCGCATCTGCCGGCTCTGGAAACGGATATCGAACTGCCCGAGGCGCTGCGTCGGGAACGGGCGGAGCATGGGGCCATCCTGGTGGACAGCCTGGACTTCTGGCTGTTCGCCTGTATCCAGGCCGACCAGGAGGACCGGCTGCGAACCGAGTTTCTGGACTGCCTGCACGAGAGCGCCTCAGAACAAGTCGGGACGCATCTGCTTTTCGTCAGTTCGGAAATCGGCTTCGGTCCGATCCAGGCCACGCCCGAGACCCGTCGCTTCGTACGCTCGCTGGGTCTTTTGAATCAGCAGATCGCGGCCCTGGCCGACGAAGTGATCCTGCTGGTCGCCGGGTTGCCCCTTTGGCTGAAAGGAGCGCGGTAG
- a CDS encoding DHH family phosphoesterase → MGYFRSLDTKIEALSGLWRKSDRWLILMNADPDALASAQALRRIMARKVAAVDCAQVNEISRPDNLTMIKALRIPTQRLTPNLAVQYDHFALVDSQPHHHPAFKDYAFSLVIDHHPLVPENPVEAEFKDIQPGYGATSTMLTEYLYRLKIRPGELLATALLYGIKTDTQSFERQFSDTDVRAFRYLSKFGNLNLLRKISRSEFRLDWLKYFSLAFRKLRVNGHCLHVFMGRLDSPDILVILGDFFLRLYGISWTVTCGVCDDTLVLIFRGDGLHRDMGKLANKLFGDVGSAGGHATMARAEIPLANIGEHDPEEYVWHRLRSAKRKVAKPAPSTF, encoded by the coding sequence ATGGGCTACTTTCGATCCTTGGACACGAAGATCGAGGCCTTGAGCGGGTTGTGGCGCAAGTCGGACCGCTGGCTGATCCTGATGAACGCGGACCCGGACGCTCTGGCTTCAGCCCAGGCCTTGCGCCGGATCATGGCCCGCAAGGTGGCCGCGGTGGACTGCGCCCAGGTCAACGAAATCTCCCGGCCGGACAACCTGACCATGATCAAGGCTCTGCGCATCCCCACCCAACGCCTGACCCCGAATCTGGCCGTGCAGTACGACCACTTCGCCCTGGTGGACTCCCAGCCCCATCACCATCCGGCCTTCAAGGACTACGCCTTTTCCCTGGTCATCGATCACCACCCACTGGTTCCGGAAAACCCGGTGGAGGCCGAATTCAAGGACATCCAGCCCGGTTACGGGGCCACCAGCACCATGCTCACGGAATATCTCTATCGCCTGAAGATCCGACCGGGGGAACTACTGGCCACGGCCCTGCTCTACGGCATCAAGACCGACACGCAGAGCTTTGAACGGCAGTTCTCGGACACCGACGTCCGGGCCTTCCGCTACCTGAGCAAGTTCGGCAACCTGAACCTGCTGCGCAAAATTTCCCGCAGCGAGTTCCGACTGGACTGGCTGAAATATTTTTCCCTGGCCTTCCGCAAGCTGCGGGTGAACGGCCATTGCCTGCACGTGTTCATGGGGCGGTTGGACTCCCCGGACATCCTGGTGATTCTCGGGGATTTCTTCCTGCGGTTGTACGGGATTTCCTGGACCGTGACCTGCGGGGTCTGTGACGACACCCTGGTCTTGATCTTTCGCGGCGACGGACTGCATCGGGACATGGGCAAGCTGGCCAACAAGCTGTTCGGCGACGTGGGCTCGGCCGGAGGCCACGCGACCATGGCTCGGGCGGAAATTCCGCTGGCCAACATCGGCGAGCACGACCCCGAGGAGTATGTCTGGCACCGTTTGCGTTCCGCCAAGCGTAAAGTTGCCAAGCCTGCTCCAAGCACATTCTGA
- the polA gene encoding DNA polymerase I encodes MSLKSRLNLSTDPVFLIDGTSFLYRAFYAFPDLKRSDGFPTNALFIVLRLLLRLHREERPRYAGFFLDGRGPTFRHELFTPYKAQRPKTPEALVQQIEPLVRGVGLFGLAAQVSEGVEADDLIASLCRKFKSECPVVIVGSDKDLLQCLDKNVVIWDPGLKNEKLVTNESFRQEHAMTPEQWPDFQALTGDSTDNIPGIPGVGPKTAMGLMQRFPTLEALRDNVSELTPKERKKVEPELERIFTYRELTRLRTDLHPDARLEDYRCREWEGERLTAFLREYEFRSLERELAALSASGETTSESSESGRLSQGELLTSKTQKATKRSAAHRNPKDDLADEQAVERTEVLPNFSGKRVGVAADRDGWRLGLEGRELLWGGMGRKATRELADALRPAALVAAHSWKELLIQDADWSGVPMDRRFDVSLAAYLLQPEERDYSLTALVRRYGHELADTAQQGEESPALLTLSLAEALGRSVEQAGFSELIATLEMPLVPVLVDMERAGVLLDQKALKAFLSEVQAGLERLSKSISQRAGGPFNLRSSQQMAEVLFKRLGLKTGRKTPGGGRSTSVEVLERLAGEHPIVPEILEYRKLEKLRSTYLEPLPKLADQNGRVHTTFNQLAVATGRLSSSNPNLQNIPIRGDQGRRMRACFTAPSGHELISADYSQIELRVLAHLSEDPHLRELFGRGVDVHSGTAAILFVKEPEQVTAEERRKAKTINFGLLYGMGPQKLGRELGINQQQAKDFMALYFTRLQKVRDFYEEVVAKAKEQGAVFTLAGRRRTLPDINSRNDNLAQIARRMAINTVVQGSAADIIKMAMIRVHGDEALLASGARMILQVHDELLLEAPDTESQGVGERVAELMASVVQLDVPLVVDWGRGPNWAVGHE; translated from the coding sequence ATGAGTCTGAAATCCCGCCTGAACCTCTCCACGGACCCGGTGTTCCTGATCGACGGAACCTCCTTTCTGTATCGGGCCTTTTACGCCTTTCCGGACCTGAAGCGCTCGGACGGCTTTCCGACCAACGCCCTTTTCATCGTCCTGCGCCTGCTGTTGCGCCTGCATCGCGAGGAACGTCCGCGATACGCCGGTTTTTTTCTGGACGGACGCGGCCCCACTTTTCGCCATGAATTGTTCACGCCTTACAAGGCCCAGCGCCCTAAGACCCCGGAAGCCCTGGTCCAGCAGATCGAGCCGTTGGTCCGGGGGGTGGGACTGTTCGGCTTGGCCGCCCAGGTGTCGGAAGGGGTGGAGGCGGACGACCTGATCGCCAGCCTGTGCAGGAAGTTCAAGTCTGAATGCCCGGTGGTTATCGTCGGCTCGGACAAGGACCTGTTGCAATGCCTGGACAAGAATGTCGTGATCTGGGACCCGGGCCTGAAAAACGAAAAGCTGGTCACCAACGAATCCTTCCGCCAGGAACACGCCATGACCCCGGAGCAGTGGCCGGATTTCCAGGCCCTGACCGGAGACAGCACGGACAATATCCCCGGTATTCCCGGGGTCGGCCCAAAGACCGCCATGGGCCTGATGCAGCGCTTCCCGACCCTGGAGGCTTTGCGGGACAACGTGAGCGAGCTGACGCCCAAGGAGCGCAAAAAGGTCGAACCCGAGCTGGAGCGGATTTTTACCTACCGGGAACTGACCCGCCTGCGCACGGACCTGCATCCGGACGCCCGGCTGGAAGATTACCGCTGCCGGGAATGGGAGGGCGAGCGGCTGACGGCGTTTCTGCGCGAGTATGAGTTCCGGTCCCTGGAGCGGGAGCTGGCGGCCTTGTCCGCTTCTGGAGAGACAACCTCCGAATCCTCCGAATCTGGCCGACTGAGCCAAGGAGAGTTGCTGACCTCGAAGACCCAGAAGGCGACGAAACGTTCAGCCGCGCACCGAAACCCGAAAGACGACCTTGCGGACGAACAGGCTGTGGAACGAACCGAGGTTCTGCCGAATTTTTCCGGAAAACGGGTCGGGGTGGCCGCGGACCGGGACGGCTGGCGACTGGGGCTGGAAGGGCGTGAACTCCTGTGGGGTGGAATGGGCAGGAAGGCGACCAGGGAATTGGCTGACGCGTTGCGTCCGGCGGCCCTGGTCGCGGCCCATTCCTGGAAGGAACTGCTGATTCAGGACGCGGACTGGTCCGGAGTGCCCATGGACCGGCGTTTCGACGTCAGTCTGGCCGCTTACCTGCTCCAGCCCGAGGAGCGCGACTACAGCCTGACGGCGCTGGTTCGTCGGTACGGTCATGAGTTGGCCGATACCGCCCAGCAGGGCGAGGAATCCCCCGCCCTGCTGACGTTGAGCCTGGCTGAGGCATTGGGGCGCAGCGTGGAGCAGGCCGGGTTTTCCGAGCTGATAGCCACTTTGGAGATGCCCCTGGTCCCGGTGCTGGTGGACATGGAGCGGGCCGGGGTGCTGCTGGATCAGAAGGCCTTGAAAGCCTTCCTGAGCGAGGTCCAGGCGGGATTGGAACGGCTGTCCAAGTCCATTTCCCAGCGGGCCGGAGGGCCGTTCAACCTGCGTTCCAGCCAGCAGATGGCCGAGGTGTTGTTCAAACGCCTGGGCCTGAAGACCGGGCGCAAGACCCCCGGCGGCGGCAGGTCCACCAGCGTGGAGGTCCTGGAGCGGCTGGCCGGAGAGCATCCAATCGTTCCGGAGATTTTGGAATACCGCAAACTGGAAAAGCTGCGCTCCACCTACCTGGAGCCGTTGCCCAAGCTGGCGGATCAAAACGGCCGGGTGCATACCACCTTCAACCAGTTGGCCGTGGCCACGGGGCGGCTGTCCAGCAGCAATCCGAACTTGCAGAACATCCCGATCCGGGGCGACCAGGGGCGGCGGATGCGGGCCTGCTTTACCGCGCCGTCAGGGCATGAGTTGATCAGCGCGGACTATTCCCAGATCGAGCTGCGCGTCCTGGCCCATCTTTCCGAAGATCCGCACCTGCGGGAACTGTTCGGCCGGGGCGTGGACGTCCACTCCGGTACCGCGGCCATTTTGTTCGTCAAGGAGCCGGAGCAGGTCACCGCCGAGGAACGGCGCAAGGCCAAGACCATCAACTTCGGGCTGCTCTACGGGATGGGGCCGCAAAAACTGGGCCGGGAACTGGGCATCAACCAGCAGCAGGCCAAGGACTTCATGGCCCTGTACTTCACCCGGCTGCAAAAGGTCCGGGATTTTTACGAAGAGGTGGTGGCCAAGGCCAAGGAGCAAGGGGCGGTGTTTACCCTGGCCGGAAGGCGTCGGACCCTGCCGGACATCAACTCCCGCAACGACAATCTGGCCCAGATCGCCCGGCGCATGGCCATCAACACCGTGGTCCAGGGCTCGGCCGCGGACATCATCAAAATGGCCATGATCCGCGTTCACGGCGATGAAGCGCTGCTTGCGAGCGGAGCGCGGATGATCCTTCAGGTCCATGACGAACTGCTGCTGGAAGCTCCGGACACGGAAAGCCAAGGGGTCGGCGAACGAGTGGCCGAGCTGATGGCCTCGGTCGTTCAACTGGACGTCCCCCTGGTGGTGGATTGGGGGCGAGGGCCGAATTGGGCCGTGGGACATGAATGA